The sequence ATTCCTCCTCGCGGATGGACAGCACTTCCGAGCGCATCACGCGGGCGTAGGCCGGGATACCGATGATGCCGTAGGCCAGAAAGAGGTTCCAGATGCTCGCGCCGAAGATGGCCATGAACGTCATCGCCAACACGAGGCCCGGAATCGAGTACAGGACCTCGACCAGTCGCATCAGCACGTCGTCGGTGTAGCCCCCGCTGTAGGCCGCGAACGACCCGACGAGGACGCCGCCGACGAACGAGATGCCGACCGCGACGATGCCGATGGAGAGCGCGACGCGGGTCCCGTAGATGATGCGGGCCAGCACGTCGCGGCCGAACTGGTCGGTTCCCATCGGATGCTCGACCGATGGCGGCGCGTAAGCGTTTATCTGGTCGTGCGCGTGGGGGTCCGCGACCAGCGTCGTGATGATGGCCTTGTCGAGCAGGAACTTGTCCACGGTCGAGACGACCGCCAGCACGACGAGCGTCCCGACGATGAGTCCGCCCGCGAGCGCGGTCGGACTGTGTCGCAGTTCCTTGAGTGTCGATACGATGCCGCTCTCGGTCTCGAAGTCCGCACTGGAGACGGTGGTACTTTTCGAACTCATATCAATCGTACCTGATTCGGGGGTCGATGTAGGCGTACGCGAGGTCGGTCAGCAGGACGCCGACGAGGAACAGGACGGCGAAGAAGATGTTCAGCCCGATGATGACGCCGTAGTCGTTGTTCAACAGGCCGTTGTAGCCGAGCCGTCCCATGCCGGGGATGGCGAAGATGGACTCCACGATGACGCTCCCGTCAAGCAGGAACGACAGTTGGAGTCCGATGATGGTCACGAGGGGCAACAGCGCGTTTCGGAAGGCGTGGCGGAGCAGGATGGTCCGCTCGGGAAGCCCGTAGGCGCGCGCCGTCTCGACGTAATCCTTCGATAGCTCCTCGACCATCGAGGAGCGCGTCATCCGCATCAGCGTCGCGGTCTGTGCCGTCGCGAGTGTGATAATCGGTAACACGAGATGCTTGGCCGCGGCTACGGGGTCCTCGAACGGCGAGACGTACCCCGACGCCGGGAGCGCGTTGAACTCGTAGGCGAACAGGAAGATGAGCATCAGCCCGAGCCAGAAGTTCGGCGTCGAGAGGCCCGCGAGTCCCGCGAACCGCGAGATATGGTCGCCCAACTGGTTGTGTTTGGCCGCCGAGTAGACTCCGAGCAGGAGGGCCGTCGGGAGCGCGATGACGTACGACAGGCCCATCAACATGACCGTCGGCCCCATGCGTTCGAGCATGAGGTCGGTCACCGGCCGCTTGCGCATGAACGACTCGCCGAGGTCGAACTGCAACAGCCGCCAGAGGTAGTCGAGGTACTGCTTCCAGAGCGGTTGGTCGAAGCCGTACCGCCGTATCAGTTCGTCCGCGAGGGCCTGACTCGGGTTCAGGCCCAGATATATCCGAACCGGATTCCCCGGCAGGGCGTGGACCATCACGAACGTGAGGGTGAACACGCCCAACAGGACCGGGATTATCTGGAGCGTCCGACGAATCGCGTATCTGTACAGGCTCATACGTGACGTGTCGTTCGACGTGAGCGTCTCATTGTCATTGGGTAACTATAATCGTGCTGGATGCGGAAACGGGAGAGGGTCGCTACTTTTCGACGTACGCGTTCGACCACTCGTTACAGAGCGGTTGTTGGGCGAACGCGCTCGGTTCGTAGTCTTTCACGTCCTTGCTCCACGCAGTGGCGGCCTGCTCGGAGAACACCGGGATTTGGGGGTACAGCGACTGCCACGTTTCGGCGGCGTCGACGTACATCTGCTTGCGCTCGGCCCTGTCGTTCGTCCGACGGGCCTGCCGAATCGTCTCGTCGGCCTGCTGGAGTTGGTCGCTGTCACTGCTCTGGTAGAGGTACGCGGCCGTCGCGTTCCCGACCACGTTGTCGTTCATGCCGCCCTCGTCGTTGCGCAGGTCCCGGAACATGTAGTAGTAGAACCCGTCGGGGTCCTGTCCGCCCGACCAGCCGTAGATGTTCACGTCGAACTTGCCTTGGTCGAGTTCCGTGAGCCACTGGCCGATGGTGACCTCTCGGACGTTCGACTGTATGCCGACCTTCTTCAGTTCCTTCTGGAGGATGATGGCCAAGTTCTTGAACTTCGAACTGGCCAGCGACGATATCTTGAGCGTCTTGTCCATGCCGCCGCCGTAGCCCGCCTCCTTCAGGAGCTGTTTGGCCTTCTGGTGGTCCTTTGCGGGGTAGTACTTCTCCTTCCACTCCTGCCACGGGAACTCCCACGACTCGTTGACTCCCTGCGGCATGAAGCCGTAGGAACGCTTGCCGAGTTGGCCCTTCGTGGCCTCCAGCATCTCGTCGTAGTCCACGAGGTACTGCATCGCTTCCCGGACTTTCACGTTATCGAACGGCTTGCGCATCGAGTTGAAGACGAGGCCGTTGTAGTCGAAGTGCGAGATGCGTTTCATCTCGATGCTCTGCTCGTTTTGGGCCTTCCCCAGCAAGTTCTTGGGAACGGTGGCCTGATGGACGCCGCCGGAAGCCAGTTCCACGAACTGGACCTGCGGTTTGGGGATGACCCGCATCCGAATCTTCTCCAAGTTCGGCTGTTTCAGGAAGTAGTCGGCGTTTCGCGTCAGGTCGATGTGCGACGACGAGACTTGCTTGTCGAACGCGAACGGGCCGGAACCGACCGGGTTCTGGCCGAACTGCTTCTGGCCTCTCTCCTCGGCGACGCTCTTGGGCACGATGCCCGCGTTCATCCCCGACAGCACCAGTTGGAACAGCGCGAAGGGGTACTTGAGGTTGAACGTCGCTTCGTACTTGCCCGACGCCTCCACGCTGTCCACGAAGTCGAGGTTCGCCTTGTTCGGCGACTTGTTCGCGGGGTCGAGCATCCAGTTGATGGAGTAGGCCACGTCCTCGGCCGTGAACTCGTCGCCGTTGTGGAACGTCACGCCTTCCTTGAGCGGGATGACGAACGTCGTCTCGTCTTGCTGTTTGGGTTGTTCTTTGGCGAGGTGGGGGACGAACTTCTTCCCGTCCGGACTCGGGAGGTACAGCGTGTCGAAGATGTAGTGGAGGAAGCCGTTCACCCACGCGAGTTCGTTCATCCGGGGGTCGAGCGTGGTGGCGTCCTCCGTCGTCGTCCCGATGAACGTGCCTCCACCCTGCACGTTCTGTTGCTGTTGTTCGGTCGTCTCGGTACCGCCCATCGACTCCTCGGATGTGGTACTCCCGCCGCTAGTGGTCGTCTCTTGGCCGCCGTCGCCGCCGGTACAGCCAGCCAACACGCTACCACCCAACAGACCCGAGGTCGCGAGGAAACGACGCCGGTCGAATTTCGTGCGTTCGTCAGTCATGTTTATTGAGTACGGTCAACTCGAACCGTGATAACGAATAGCAAGTCGAATGGGGGTAAATAAGTGCGCCCTATTATACTAGCGGTCGGTGACAACCTTTACCGAGAGTTTGTCGTACGCATCTCGCGCTCGCCAGCCCGAAACGTCGAGATACCCCGTGAACTCGACGGTTCCGGGGCGAGCGACCCACTGGTCTCCCGCGTCACTTCGGCGGCGAATCCGGCCGTCCCACTCCGCTTCGAAGGTCCGGCGTTCGCCGCCGCCCAACACGGTCGTCCGGGTCTGCTCCGGCGGTTCGAGGCCGCGCTCGTCGGCCTCCGGAACGTCGTCCACCCGCCACCCCCAGACGCGACTCGTCGGATGGGTGAGTCGAACTGCGACCGGGAGTCGGTTCCTGACCGCGACGACGAACCGCGCGGGTTCGCCGACCGTTACGGTGTCGGGACCGTGGACTTCGACCGAGAGCGCCCGAATCGCTAGCGACTCGGGGACGAGTCCGGCGAACCACGCGGTACTCCCGCCCTCGTCGTCGGAGAGTGAAAACTGCCGCATTCGTCGGGAGAGTCGGACTCGGCCGACTCAATCCTTTCGCCCCGGCGCGGACTCGTCAGACGAAGCGTCCGGCGAGACGGCCGCCGACCGGCCGGAGGTTGCCTCGTCCCGCAGGTCGCCGGGGATGCGGTCGTTTCCTAACACGTCCTCGCAGGTCTCGCGGGCGCGAATCGACTCGACCTCACCGGATTCGCGCACCAGCACGACCGGGGGTTTCGGTTCGGCGTTGGTGTGACTCGCGCTCCCGAGCGAGTACGCGCCGATTCGGTCCACCGCGAGTACGTCGCCGCGGTCGAGTTCCGGCAGGGTCACGTCCTCCTGAATCACGTCGCCGGTGTAACAGAGCGGTCCGGCGACGTGGTACGATTCGGTGGCGTCGCCCTCCGAGAGCGCGTAAATCGGGTAGGGCCAGTACGAGGAGACCGCGTTCGTTCCGGCGTCCAGCACGGCGAAGGCGGCGTGGGGCGTCTCCTTCACGACGCCGACCGACGCGAGGAGCGTCCCCGCGTTGCCGACGAGGCGGCGCCCCGGTTCGACGCAGAGGGTCGGTTCCGCGAGATCGTGGTCGGCCGCCGCGCTCCGCACCGCGTCGGCCATGCTCGCCACGATGGTCTCGGTGTCGGGAACCTCCTCGTCGTAGGGGACAGGGAAGCCCCCGCCGAGGTCCAACACGTCGATTTCGACGCCGGTCTCGTCGCGCACGTCGGCGGCGAACGAGAGCATCTCGCGGGCCGCGACCTCGTAGGGTTCGACGCCGCGAATCTGGCTCCCGACGTGCAACTGGACGCCGACGAGTTCGACGCCCTCGGCCGCCGCGGCGTCTTTTGCGACCGACAGCGCCCGGCCCGACTCGATGTCCAGTCCGAACTTGCTCTCGCGGGTCGCGGTCGCCACCTCAGGGTGGGTCGGTACCTCCATCGCCGGATTCCCGCGAATCAGCACCTCGGCGGTGGCGTCGGTCCGCGCGGTCGCTTCCCGAATCTTCGCCAACTCCTGTTCGTTGTCCACGAGGAACCGCTCGACGCCGAGGTCCAGCGCGCGCTCCACGTCCTCGACGGGCCGGTTCATCCCGGTCAGAAGCACGTCCTCGGGGTCGAATCCGGCGGCCTGCGTCGCCGAGAGTTCACAGCGTGCGTAGGCCTCGGCGTGACAGCCCTCGTCACGGAGGACCGACAGGACGCCGAGGTTGTAGTTGGCCTTGACCGCGAAGTGAACCGTCGAGTCGGGGTAGTGGTCGTCTAACGCCGACCGGACCTCCCGGTAGTTGCGCCGCAGGTCCTCCTCGAAGAAGGCGTACAGTGGCGTGTCGAACTCCTCGAAGAGCGCGTCTCGGTGGTCCAGCAGTCGGGCTTTGCGTGCCGCTAAGTCCATACTCGGTGCAGGGGCAACGCCGACAAAAGGTATCGACCTAGTATGCGGGGTAGCCGAATTCCTCTCGGACCGTGTAGTCTCGAAGAACCGTAACGACGAACTCGTAGACCAGAAAGTCGAACGAGCAGTTCGAGACTAACTTATTCGTCGTCCTCGTCTTCGTTAATCTCGGGACGAACATTCGGACCGTTCACGACTGTCTGACCCTCTAACACTAAGTCGTCCTCGTCATCGCGTTCCTCGTTAGCGCTATCGGAGTGTAAGTGGGTCATACGCTGTTTCTCCTGCTATCAGTTTGTTACCCTTCCGATAAAATACTTCGGAAGATAGTTTATAACGACGATATTTGGCCCCAAAGCTGATGCGTTCTAATCACTCCCCATGTGACCGAGGAGTTAACACCCCTGCTCTACGAGAGCTTTTCGCATGGACGAACCCGCCGTCCGCTTCGCGGACCTCGAAACGCTGGTCGCGGCGCGCGGCCCGCCGGGCGCAGAGTACCCCGTCGCCGACGCCTTCGCCGAACTGGTCGAACCGCACGTCGATTCGGTGACGTACGACGAGATGGGTAACGTAATCGCCACGAGCGAGGGCGACCCCGACGCGCCCGAGATTTTGCTCGCGGCCCACACCGACGAACTCGCCATGCTCGTGGACGGCGTGACCGACGACGGCTTTCTGGAGTACACGATGCTCGGCGGTCACTACAAGGGGAACTTCCCCGGCCAGCGCGTCCGGGTCGGTCCCGACGGCCTCCTCGGCGTCGTCGGCGCGAAGTCCCGCCACTACATGTCCGACGACGAGAAGGCGTCGCTGGCGGAGAATCTCGTCGTAGACGTGGGCGCGACGAGTCGCGCCGAGGTCGAGGAGTTGAACGTCGAACCCGGCGACCACGCGATGTGGGACCGCGAGGTCGCCGACCTCGCCGGGGACCGCATCACGGGCCGGGCGCTCGACGACCGCCTCGCGCTGGCGGTCCTCCTCGGGGTCGCGCGCGCCGCCGACACCGACGCCACGGTCCACTACGCCGCCACGGTGCAGGAGGAGGTCGGCCTCCGGGGCGCGCGGGCGACCGGGTTCTCGGTGGACCCCGACGTGGCCGTCGCGGTCGAAATCTTCCCGGCCGACGACTACCCCGCGGGCGGCGACGACGGGCCGGATGTCGAACTCGGCGCGGGGCCGGTCGTGGAGTTCGGCGACGGCACCTCCGAGTACATGTTCGGGGGCGTGTTGGTCGATAGGCAGACGCGCTCGTGGCTCGAAAGTGCCGGGGAGTCGGCCGACGTGGCGCTCCAGCAGGCCGTGATGATAGGCGGGACCACCGACGCCACCGAGTTCCAGCAGGTCGCTGGCGGGCGACACGCCGGAGCCATCGCGGTCCCCTGTCGCTACACTCACTCGCCGGTCGAGACGGTCTCACTCGCCGACGCGAACGAGACGGCGGCAGTTCTCACGGAAGCACTGGCGACGGAGTTCCCGTCGCGCGAGGAGGTCCGGTGGGGATGAGACCCGACACGCCCGCACTCGAAACCCGCGACGAACTCGCGGAGTACGTCGAGTCCTACGCCGACCGCATCGACGGGCGACTCGGCGTCTTTCTGGGATTCCCCCGCGGTCCCGACGAGTTCGACGCGGTGGTCGAGCGGAACGCAGCGACCGCCTTCGCCGCCGCGAGCGTCATCAAACTGCCACTCCTCTACGCGCTCTACGACGAGTACGACGGCCGACTCGCGGAGTTGGGCGAGCGACGCGAGATTGCGCCCCGGAACCGCGTCGCGGGGAGCGGTCTCTACCACCTGCTCGACTCGCCCGACCCCTCGGTCGAGGACCTCGCTCGGGCGATGATAGCCATCAGCGACAACGCCGCGACGAACGAACTTATCGACCTCCTCGGGATGGAGCGTATCGAGGAGACCGCCGCCGACCTCGGGATGGCCCGGACCCGCCTGCGCCGGAAGATGATGGCGACGGTCGGCGACAACGACCTCGAACTGAGCGACGACTGGCCCGAGGGCGAACCCGCCAACGCGACCGCGCCCGCCGACTGCGCGCGCCTGTTCGCCGACCTGATTCACCGGGCGACGCTCTCGGAGGCGGCCTACGACCGACTGGCGGTCCCGCTCCGCGAGCAGAAACACGCGATGCTG is a genomic window of Halorussus salinus containing:
- a CDS encoding ABC transporter permease, encoding MSSKSTTVSSADFETESGIVSTLKELRHSPTALAGGLIVGTLVVLAVVSTVDKFLLDKAIITTLVADPHAHDQINAYAPPSVEHPMGTDQFGRDVLARIIYGTRVALSIGIVAVGISFVGGVLVGSFAAYSGGYTDDVLMRLVEVLYSIPGLVLAMTFMAIFGASIWNLFLAYGIIGIPAYARVMRSEVLSIREEEYVDAARAAGLPTYKILLREIVPNGFAAVLVQATLSLGSVIIGAAALSFLGFGVQPPTASWGRMLNDAQQAMLIAPWVAAFPGLMIFLTVMGFNMLGDGLRDAMDPKTTLRQPYDEENLPMPGTTDPDAPARATPDADPTDAGPGPDPQGGGDD
- a CDS encoding ABC transporter permease; the protein is MSLYRYAIRRTLQIIPVLLGVFTLTFVMVHALPGNPVRIYLGLNPSQALADELIRRYGFDQPLWKQYLDYLWRLLQFDLGESFMRKRPVTDLMLERMGPTVMLMGLSYVIALPTALLLGVYSAAKHNQLGDHISRFAGLAGLSTPNFWLGLMLIFLFAYEFNALPASGYVSPFEDPVAAAKHLVLPIITLATAQTATLMRMTRSSMVEELSKDYVETARAYGLPERTILLRHAFRNALLPLVTIIGLQLSFLLDGSVIVESIFAIPGMGRLGYNGLLNNDYGVIIGLNIFFAVLFLVGVLLTDLAYAYIDPRIRYD
- a CDS encoding ABC transporter substrate-binding protein, with product MTDERTKFDRRRFLATSGLLGGSVLAGCTGGDGGQETTTSGGSTTSEESMGGTETTEQQQQNVQGGGTFIGTTTEDATTLDPRMNELAWVNGFLHYIFDTLYLPSPDGKKFVPHLAKEQPKQQDETTFVIPLKEGVTFHNGDEFTAEDVAYSINWMLDPANKSPNKANLDFVDSVEASGKYEATFNLKYPFALFQLVLSGMNAGIVPKSVAEERGQKQFGQNPVGSGPFAFDKQVSSSHIDLTRNADYFLKQPNLEKIRMRVIPKPQVQFVELASGGVHQATVPKNLLGKAQNEQSIEMKRISHFDYNGLVFNSMRKPFDNVKVREAMQYLVDYDEMLEATKGQLGKRSYGFMPQGVNESWEFPWQEWKEKYYPAKDHQKAKQLLKEAGYGGGMDKTLKISSLASSKFKNLAIILQKELKKVGIQSNVREVTIGQWLTELDQGKFDVNIYGWSGGQDPDGFYYYMFRDLRNDEGGMNDNVVGNATAAYLYQSSDSDQLQQADETIRQARRTNDRAERKQMYVDAAETWQSLYPQIPVFSEQAATAWSKDVKDYEPSAFAQQPLCNEWSNAYVEK
- the lysA gene encoding diaminopimelate decarboxylase is translated as MDLAARKARLLDHRDALFEEFDTPLYAFFEEDLRRNYREVRSALDDHYPDSTVHFAVKANYNLGVLSVLRDEGCHAEAYARCELSATQAAGFDPEDVLLTGMNRPVEDVERALDLGVERFLVDNEQELAKIREATARTDATAEVLIRGNPAMEVPTHPEVATATRESKFGLDIESGRALSVAKDAAAAEGVELVGVQLHVGSQIRGVEPYEVAAREMLSFAADVRDETGVEIDVLDLGGGFPVPYDEEVPDTETIVASMADAVRSAAADHDLAEPTLCVEPGRRLVGNAGTLLASVGVVKETPHAAFAVLDAGTNAVSSYWPYPIYALSEGDATESYHVAGPLCYTGDVIQEDVTLPELDRGDVLAVDRIGAYSLGSASHTNAEPKPPVVLVRESGEVESIRARETCEDVLGNDRIPGDLRDEATSGRSAAVSPDASSDESAPGRKD
- a CDS encoding M42 family metallopeptidase; this encodes MDEPAVRFADLETLVAARGPPGAEYPVADAFAELVEPHVDSVTYDEMGNVIATSEGDPDAPEILLAAHTDELAMLVDGVTDDGFLEYTMLGGHYKGNFPGQRVRVGPDGLLGVVGAKSRHYMSDDEKASLAENLVVDVGATSRAEVEELNVEPGDHAMWDREVADLAGDRITGRALDDRLALAVLLGVARAADTDATVHYAATVQEEVGLRGARATGFSVDPDVAVAVEIFPADDYPAGGDDGPDVELGAGPVVEFGDGTSEYMFGGVLVDRQTRSWLESAGESADVALQQAVMIGGTTDATEFQQVAGGRHAGAIAVPCRYTHSPVETVSLADANETAAVLTEALATEFPSREEVRWG
- a CDS encoding serine hydrolase; protein product: MRPDTPALETRDELAEYVESYADRIDGRLGVFLGFPRGPDEFDAVVERNAATAFAAASVIKLPLLYALYDEYDGRLAELGERREIAPRNRVAGSGLYHLLDSPDPSVEDLARAMIAISDNAATNELIDLLGMERIEETAADLGMARTRLRRKMMATVGDNDLELSDDWPEGEPANATAPADCARLFADLIHRATLSEAAYDRLAVPLREQKHAMLFPRYFPMDVECVHKTGQLPSAALDAGYVEPPGKAGDASESVTPDPDDPPLVFAVFADDLDTGTDGTDAIAEIGDAAFSWLSSRSA